A genomic segment from Leopardus geoffroyi isolate Oge1 chromosome A2, O.geoffroyi_Oge1_pat1.0, whole genome shotgun sequence encodes:
- the PGLYRP2 gene encoding N-acetylmuramoyl-L-alanine amidase isoform X1 has translation MSLRSWNPTMVAQGVLWVLFGLLLRPEPGTATLPLLMDSVIQALAELEQKVPATKARHTASAWLLLAQESGPRDLVHHFLLEGRSLKATRLDPHQLSPELRGLTKDVVQHGVRAGQEYGVVLAPDGSTVAVEPLLAGLEAGLQGYRVVNLPLDSTASPLDAGATFADTEATVPDVRATSPEFRDALPDVISADVGAMYSNVRAADLDVKPTSPGVRPGSPDVPVTSPDVQAPSPATKVKSPTTVDSLLVVTLARDLGLAFLQGPQTWSHSGLGTDGCWDQLSAPRTFTLLDSKASPVTMAFLNGALDGALLGDYLSRTPEPRLPLSHLLSQYYGAGVAGNPGLCSNLRRQNGAALTSAPTLTQQVWGALILLQKLEPTHPQLQGMSQEQLAQVATNATKEFAEAFLGCPAIHPRCRWGAAPYRGLPTPLQLPLGFLYVHHTYEPAPPCTDFAHCAADMRSMQRFHQDTRGWDDIGYSFVVGSDGYVYEGRGWHWVGAHTRGHNSRGFGVAFVGNYTAELPAKAALHIVQDVLPGCAVRAGLLRPDYQMLGHRQLVRTDCPGDALFDLLRTWPRFAANVKPRTARRASRRSRRKPLPMILPASDLQ, from the exons ATGTCCCTCAGAAGCTGGAACCCCACAATGGTGGCCCAGGGTGTCCTCTGGGTCCTGTTTGGATTGCTGCTGCGGCCGGAGCCCGGGACAG CaaccctgcccctgctcatggaCTCTGTCATCCAGGCCCTGGCTGAGCTCGAGCAGAAGGTACCAGCCACCAAGGCCAGGCACACTGCTTCTGCATGGCTGCTGTTAGCCCAGGAGTCGGGTCCCCGCGATCTTGTCCATCACTTCCTGCTGGAGGGGCGGAGTCTCAAGGCCACCAGGCTGGATCCCCACCAACTGAGCCCAGAGCTTCGAGGTCTAACCAAGGACGTGGTCCAACATGGTGTTCGGGCCGGGCAGGAATATGGAGTTGTGCTGGCACCCGATGGCTCAACGGTGGCAGTGGAGCCTCTTCTGgcggggctggaggcagggctgcAGGGGTACAGGGTTGTAAACCTGCCCTTGGACAGCACAGCCAGCCCTCTGGATGCTGGAGCCACCTTTGCAGACACTGAAGCCACAGTTCCCGATGTCAGAGCCACATCTCCAGAGTTCAGGGATGCCCTTCCAGATGTCATCTCTGCAGACGTTGGAGCCATGTATTCAAATGTGAGAGCCGCAGATCTAGATGTCAAACCCACCTCTCCAGGTGTTAGACCTGGCTCTCCAGATGTCCCCGTCACCTCTCCGGATGTCCAAGCTCCCTCGCCAGCTACCAAAGTCAAGTCCCCGACCACGGTGGACAGCCTCCTGGTGGTCACCCTGGCCAGAGACCTGGGTCTGGCCTTCCTCCAGGGCCCTCAGACCTGGAGTCATTCAGGCCTGGGAACCGACGGTTGCTGGGACCAGCTATCTGCCCCCCGGACCTTCACACTCTTAGACTCCAAGGCATCGCCAGTCACCATGGCCTTCCTCAACGGTGCCCTGGATGGGGCCCTCCTAGGAGATTATCTAAGCCGAACTCCTGAGCCCCGGCTACCTCTCAGCCACCTACTGAGCCAATACTATGGTGCTGGAGTGGCTGGAAATCCAGGACTTTGCAGCAACCTCCGACGGCAGAACGGAGCTGCTCTGACTTCAGCCCCTACATTGACCCAGCAGGTGTGGGGGGCCCTCATCCTGCTACAGAAGCTGGAGCCAACACACCCTCAACTGCAGGGCATGAGCCAAGAACAGCTGGCACAGGTAGCGACCAACGCTACCAAGGAATTCGCCGAGGCCTTCCTGG GGTGCCCGGCCATCCACCCCCGTTGCCGCTGGGGCGCAGCACCATATCGTGGCCTCCCGACGCCGCTGCAGCTGCCCCTCGGGTTCTTGTATGTACATCACACGTACGAGCCGGCGCCACCCTGCACGGATTTCGCGCACTGCGCCGCCGACATGCGCTCGATGCAACGCTTCCACCAAGATACTCGGGGTTGGGACGACATCGGCTACAG TTTCGTGGTAGGCTCAGACGGCTACGTGTATGAGGGCCGCGGCTGGCACTGGGTGGGCGCGCACACACGCGGCCACAACTCCCGCGGCTTCGGCGTGGCCTTCGTGGGCAACTACACTGCGGAGCTGCCGGCGAAGGCTGCGCTTCACATCGTGCAGGACGTGCTCCCCGGCTGCGCCGTGCGTGCTGGCCTCCTGCGGCCAGACTACCAGATGCTTGGCCACCGCCAGCTCGTGCGCACTGACTGTCCTGGGGACGCGCTCTTCGACCTGCTGCGCACCTGGCCGCGCTTCGCTGCG AATGTGAAACCCAGAACAGCCAGGAGGGCTTCTAGAAGATCCAGAAGGAAGCCACTTCCAATGATCCTGCCAGCCTCAGACCTCCAATAA
- the PGLYRP2 gene encoding N-acetylmuramoyl-L-alanine amidase isoform X2 translates to MSLRSWNPTMVAQGVLWVLFGLLLRPEPGTATLPLLMDSVIQALAELEQKVPATKARHTASAWLLLAQESGPRDLVHHFLLEGRSLKATRLDPHQLSPELRGLTKDVVQHGVRAGQEYGVVLAPDGSTVAVEPLLAGLEAGLQGYRVVNLPLDSTASPLDAGATFADTEATVPDVRATSPEFRDALPDVISADVGAMYSNVRAADLDVKPTSPGVRPGSPDVPVTSPDVQAPSPATKVKSPTTVDSLLVVTLARDLGLAFLQGPQTWSHSGLGTDGCWDQLSAPRTFTLLDSKASPVTMAFLNGALDGALLGDYLSRTPEPRLPLSHLLSQYYGAGVAGNPGLCSNLRRQNGAALTSAPTLTQQVWGALILLQKLEPTHPQLQGMSQEQLAQVATNATKEFAEAFLGCPAIHPRCRWGAAPYRGLPTPLQLPLGFLYVHHTYEPAPPCTDFAHCAADMRSMQRFHQDTRGWDDIGYSFVVGSDGYVYEGRGWHWVGAHTRGHNSRGFGVAFVGNYTAELPAKAALHIVQDVLPGCAVRAGLLRPDYQMLGHRQLVRTDCPGDALFDLLRTWPRFAAGPTMMGAGPPHSPSLTLPCIF, encoded by the exons ATGTCCCTCAGAAGCTGGAACCCCACAATGGTGGCCCAGGGTGTCCTCTGGGTCCTGTTTGGATTGCTGCTGCGGCCGGAGCCCGGGACAG CaaccctgcccctgctcatggaCTCTGTCATCCAGGCCCTGGCTGAGCTCGAGCAGAAGGTACCAGCCACCAAGGCCAGGCACACTGCTTCTGCATGGCTGCTGTTAGCCCAGGAGTCGGGTCCCCGCGATCTTGTCCATCACTTCCTGCTGGAGGGGCGGAGTCTCAAGGCCACCAGGCTGGATCCCCACCAACTGAGCCCAGAGCTTCGAGGTCTAACCAAGGACGTGGTCCAACATGGTGTTCGGGCCGGGCAGGAATATGGAGTTGTGCTGGCACCCGATGGCTCAACGGTGGCAGTGGAGCCTCTTCTGgcggggctggaggcagggctgcAGGGGTACAGGGTTGTAAACCTGCCCTTGGACAGCACAGCCAGCCCTCTGGATGCTGGAGCCACCTTTGCAGACACTGAAGCCACAGTTCCCGATGTCAGAGCCACATCTCCAGAGTTCAGGGATGCCCTTCCAGATGTCATCTCTGCAGACGTTGGAGCCATGTATTCAAATGTGAGAGCCGCAGATCTAGATGTCAAACCCACCTCTCCAGGTGTTAGACCTGGCTCTCCAGATGTCCCCGTCACCTCTCCGGATGTCCAAGCTCCCTCGCCAGCTACCAAAGTCAAGTCCCCGACCACGGTGGACAGCCTCCTGGTGGTCACCCTGGCCAGAGACCTGGGTCTGGCCTTCCTCCAGGGCCCTCAGACCTGGAGTCATTCAGGCCTGGGAACCGACGGTTGCTGGGACCAGCTATCTGCCCCCCGGACCTTCACACTCTTAGACTCCAAGGCATCGCCAGTCACCATGGCCTTCCTCAACGGTGCCCTGGATGGGGCCCTCCTAGGAGATTATCTAAGCCGAACTCCTGAGCCCCGGCTACCTCTCAGCCACCTACTGAGCCAATACTATGGTGCTGGAGTGGCTGGAAATCCAGGACTTTGCAGCAACCTCCGACGGCAGAACGGAGCTGCTCTGACTTCAGCCCCTACATTGACCCAGCAGGTGTGGGGGGCCCTCATCCTGCTACAGAAGCTGGAGCCAACACACCCTCAACTGCAGGGCATGAGCCAAGAACAGCTGGCACAGGTAGCGACCAACGCTACCAAGGAATTCGCCGAGGCCTTCCTGG GGTGCCCGGCCATCCACCCCCGTTGCCGCTGGGGCGCAGCACCATATCGTGGCCTCCCGACGCCGCTGCAGCTGCCCCTCGGGTTCTTGTATGTACATCACACGTACGAGCCGGCGCCACCCTGCACGGATTTCGCGCACTGCGCCGCCGACATGCGCTCGATGCAACGCTTCCACCAAGATACTCGGGGTTGGGACGACATCGGCTACAG TTTCGTGGTAGGCTCAGACGGCTACGTGTATGAGGGCCGCGGCTGGCACTGGGTGGGCGCGCACACACGCGGCCACAACTCCCGCGGCTTCGGCGTGGCCTTCGTGGGCAACTACACTGCGGAGCTGCCGGCGAAGGCTGCGCTTCACATCGTGCAGGACGTGCTCCCCGGCTGCGCCGTGCGTGCTGGCCTCCTGCGGCCAGACTACCAGATGCTTGGCCACCGCCAGCTCGTGCGCACTGACTGTCCTGGGGACGCGCTCTTCGACCTGCTGCGCACCTGGCCGCGCTTCGCTGCG GGTCCCACCATGATGGGGGCAggccccccccactccccaagcCTCACACTGCCCTGTATTTTCTAG